From one Deinococcus aetherius genomic stretch:
- a CDS encoding transposase, producing MRKHDVPPQEQVPILRGEADRNLTLRQVVWLMLPDETTLGCQNRDLLTAVKARCEAVSMAHGLTQSFMHLMRKRQPEALTGWLEQASGSGLPDLVTFARGLERDKDALEASLRLSWSNGPTEGVVNKIKLLGRQAYGRASFALLRQRVLLAA from the coding sequence GTGAGGAAACACGATGTGCCACCCCAAGAGCAAGTGCCCATCCTGCGGGGCGAGGCGGATCGAAACTTGACCCTACGTCAGGTGGTGTGGCTGATGTTGCCCGACGAGACGACCCTGGGCTGTCAGAACCGCGACCTCTTGACGGCGGTCAAAGCCCGTTGTGAGGCCGTGAGCATGGCTCACGGCCTCACGCAATCATTCATGCACCTGATGCGCAAAAGGCAGCCGGAGGCGTTGACCGGTTGGCTGGAGCAGGCGTCGGGCTCTGGTTTACCAGACCTGGTGACCTTCGCCCGAGGGTTGGAACGCGACAAAGACGCCCTGGAGGCGTCCCTGCGGCTGTCCTGGTCCAATGGCCCGACCGAGGGCGTTGTGAACAAGATCAAGCTGTTGGGGCGGCAAGCGTATGGCCGTGCGTCCTTCGCGCTCCTTCGTCAGCGAGTTCTGCTGGCCGCCTGA